In Sphaeramia orbicularis chromosome 5, fSphaOr1.1, whole genome shotgun sequence, the genomic stretch atgactgaaaaataagtaggtatactccagaTACCGCCggataccctggactacaccactgtgttacgccccggcctaggggtttaccagggcgaacataatattgctctactttgtcccctcccagctcccaagcacacacgtcagtcaaaaaaactaaaattcacaagaTTTATTTTAATCAACTAAAGGAGGATTAGGGGAGGgtgcagctaaaacaacaaacaaaatatcttcttttgagttcaaactaaattacctacttcaaaataaatgcaagacataaaatacagaaaactaacctgaactccctaaccaaaaaacaggagaaaaggtgaaaataaaagagccgacctcccctaccaaaaaaggatcgaatttacGAAAAGattctatttacaactatatacaaatacaaaagtcACACTCGAACACACGACTGACGATCACACTCAGGAACACACGGttgggagctggcaggaggcaagagagagagaactggagatccagggccatttttaaaggggctgggcaatcatgctccaccaatcagcttcctgtaacACAAACGGACACAAAAAGAGCACAGCACACccacaggacgggggagaacacacacactaaacagaaacatatatacatacaggggttggacaaaataatggaaacaccttcacctcaagatgataatgccccaatccatacagctagaattgttaaagaatggcatgaggaacattctaatgaagttgagcatctcgtatggccggcacagtccccagacctcaacattattgagcatttatggtcagttttagagattcaagtaagacgtcgatttccaccgccatcgtctctaaaagagttggagggtattctaactgaagaatggcttaaaattcctttggaaacaattcacaagttgtatgaatcaatacctcggagaactgaggctgtaattgccgcaaaaggcggacctacaccatattaaattatattttgttgattttttaaggtgtttccattattttgtccaacccctgtatatacaggtaaataaacaaattatgacccagggtcataacaactggcccaatcccaattcacccctagTCTCTGTTTCGAcagccaaacagcccctcccccttagcccttcccctccagcTCATCAAGAACACCCCTACCCCTCCACATGAACACGCAAAATGGAcgggtaggggtaaaggggagggcctgttgagccgcattatgtaataaattcccattatgtaataaaagttcaaaatgtaataagaatgtcacatcatcttgtaataaagccgcattttgtaataaactacctcagtgcattatgtagtaaattttttcgcattatgtaggaagttattacaatttgagaaatttattacaaaatgcacttcacacattttattttcaggaaaatgtaatgtccaaaataatctttaaactgtgtggtgtaagttctgattacattacctgtagctcctgtgactaatttcttctaaattgctctgaaattattttaatttggattgttattacataatgaaccatgttattacttttttttttttttataaaaatgcgtcaagtgcattttgtaataaatttctcaaattgtaataacttgatACATAAtctgaaaaaatttactatataatatgttcatatagtttattacctccgccaaggaggttatgtttttgccagggtttgtttgtttgtttgtttgtctgtttgtttgtttgtttgtctgtctgttagtgtgcaacataactcaaaaagttatggacagattttgatgaaattttcagggtttgttggaaataggataaggaagaaatgattaaattttggtggtgatcgggggtgggggggcccacggggggggccactgatcagccttggcggaggtctgcgcttgccgagtgcttctagttacaaaatgcatcagtttattacataatgcggctttattacaagatgatgtgacattcttattacatttttaacttttattacataatgggaatttattacataatgcggctcaacagggccaTATGTGCTTTTCTGTTGTTCagttgtgttattttattcaagTCTATCTGTTTCTAATTGTTTTTACACTCAAACTTTGTTGCGCAGGCAGCTGGAAATGAAGAAAGTCAAAGATCCTGTGGAGGGGGATTCGTCTGCTCCTCGTGTCACAGCCATCCTTGCATTCTCCAGAGGTTTTATGTGCTCTATGGGTCCAGGCACCGTCTACCTGTTTGAGAAAACTAAAGAGGACAGTTACAGGAAGATCAAGGACATCCTGGTAAATGCTTGACTGCCAACAGGTAATACTTTGGATGTTTTCATGGGATTATTTATGTGTTACTGGTGCCTTTCTGTCAGATTCCTGCAGAGCTCTGTGGCAATGAGATGAACCCTACAGAATACCAGGAGATCCACAGCATGTGCATTAGTCCAGCACAGGAGACTCTGGTCATCAGCACAGACGGAGGACAGATGTACGCCGTCAGTCTGTCGTCTGTGGAGAAGAGCAAAGTGGCAGCAGAAAAAGTCAGTATGAGTCCTCACATCGAAATCTGAGTATGGGTTATTCTGCACCAACTCACCTGGACTTTCtgattacctccgctaaggaggttatgtttttgccagggtttgtttgtctgtctgtttgtctgtctgtccgttagtgtgcaacataactcaaaaagttatggacagattttgatgaaattttcagggtttgttggaaatgggataaggaagaaatgattaacttttgggggtgatccggaagaaatcctggattctggatcactttgaaattttcgttaacattgtggtaaatggggccaaaattttcgtttcccaatatctcgcttaattattgaccaaaactcatgaaatttaactcaggaattgacaatggggtcctctatcacatttcaaaggctgatccggatctgatccagaaggcggattttattttaaaaaataaatgtaggatttgtatcaccgattatgtggggaatttttgcgcttggcggaggtctgcgctctccgagtgcttttctagttcatgtcatggatttatttaacccataaagacccaaacaaccaccatctaccaaaaccatctactgatctaaactgtttaatacctgttgatccactaatcctatcaatacatgcaaataattggtgtaaaatacagttcttcatcttttcatggtcatcagatatgacccatttggacattcagagattctgtagttaccatggaaacactgtcatcttctacaacattgattcaccagtaaaacccattgagttgcatcagtgacagtggatggacacactgggtttatgttcagttaatgagagatttgactgaaaaagtcactttttcctcagttttctctgtttctgatataataaccctcgacttaactctgagcttttgtgaacatctatatgatcagtaaattaaatgtaggaaaatatatgatttatacagaaaaaaactcatactaaggaggataatattacaataaatggtggtaaaatgCTTAAGATAAgttaaatacacataaaaatccatttgggaactactaCAAATGTCAcacttatgggttaaaaatgcaaatgaaaaccTCATGGGACCTTACAAACCTAATATTTTGTAGTTCTGAATTTTAATTGTGTCCTAATAgctttttcatttttagtttgtATGTTTTCAGCTTCATTGTTTGGTTGATTGAGATTTGTCCTAAATATTCAGGAAACCTTAAGGATAGTCTACAATATGCACGTAAACAGACATTTTAATTAACtcaaaaagacccagtgtgacttttgtgacagttcccgaatgaatttttctctgtatttaacctttatttagtggtttatctgttacaaccagagacacaagacttggacccaaatgcacaaccaacagacaggaataaagttaatgagtgtttattaaacactgacagaaaaaacagttcacaaaaaggtttctttagAGAATCCTCGCAGGTTAGACagtgtgaattcgtcacgacgtccgaatccagtaaggggagctctctgcccgggtcgggagcacacgaggggaacccgactaaaaacaagcagagaaatgtcaggggacggaccaggtcatacacaggagatccaaaaaacaggcaacggtacatgggggaaaagcaaaagcacaaaccgtgagtccaggcagaaagtcgaaaaccagtgtagcagaatcaggcagaggtaccaatggggatcaggcaggctcaggaaacgaggaacaaaccgggtcaggaacgaacagacaggcagacaaacaggttCAGGGAATCGCTGGTAGGtaatcacaacacaaggaaggaatacgaactagcacaggacaggggaaaacacagggcttaaatacacagaagggagggaagaccatgagacacaggtggaacaaatcagggcggagacaggtaatcaacacaggtgaaacaatcagggagaggaagcaaagacaccagacatgacacaagaggaggattaacaaaataaaacaggaaatgacacacaagacggacaaaacatacaagagtccaggtactgatatgacattatcaccatttattgttatattatcttctttattttgcaaattttcagtgaaaatcaagtattttcttacatttaatttacaaatcatgtagatgttcataaaatctcagattaaagttgaaggttattatattcaaaacagcgaaaactgaagaaaatctgactttttaagcaaatctctcattaactgaacataaacccagtgtgtccatccactgtcattaattcaactccatgggttttactggtgaatcaatgttgtagaagatgatggtgtttccacagtaactacggagcctctgaacatccaaatgggtcatatctgatgaccatgaaaagatgaaaaactgtattttacaccaattatttacatttattgataggattagtggatcaacaggtattaaacagtttagatcagcagatgcttttggttgacggtggatgtttgggtctttatgggttaatgcaattcataaattattcatttttattaatataaTTCTAACAAACTATTTACATGGATATATGTTGTGACTATCCTCATGGTTTCTTTGATTTTGTTGAGGTCAAATGATGATCAAGCTTCTAATATTAATAACTAGAATGTGATTTGGTGCAGAGTTACAGATTTTGTGAGATTCCATGGACTTAATTCAAAGTTTTTTATGGATTCCTGACATAAACCTGGAGgataagaacagaacagaatgacCCATATACATGTTACTAATACTATCAACAGGAGGAACAGCTGCACTTTGAGTTTCTGTCTCAGTCCTTCCACTCCAAGTCCATCACTGGTTTGTCCATCTGCATTCGAAAACCTCTCATCGCCACCAGCTCTCTGGACCGTTCTGTCCGCATCTGGAACTACGAAACTAAGTAAGAAACGTTACATATCAGTGTAAGGCTCTCATTTGCAGTTGTAAGAGCCGTATATTGATTCACTGGTGGGTTATTCTCTTTTGATTTGTTTGGTGTGGTTGCCACGGTGATATGCAGAGTTTGGGTCGCATGGGCACCGGGGATGACAGCCATAGGTTTAGGGGGCGGAATCACCTTCACAGGGGAGGAGAGAGGCGAGTTAGGTAGCCGTAATTTTTGTTGACTGCCTTTTGTGCAGTTTGATTTCTTTTGTTGCACATTCTCTTGTCATTTATGTGattataaattaataaaaaaaagaaacaggaaataactattactattattaataaaACATTATTATGGTACATTTTTAAGAACCAACATGAAGTATGCATGTGGGACTCATATCTCATATCATGTACAATTTGTTTTTGAAATCTAATGATTTTCTTTGACTCATCGCCAGAGAGTTGGAGCTGTACAAGGAGTTCCAAGAGGAGGCGCACAGCGTGGCTCTGCACCCCACTGGGCTCTTCATGCTGGTGGGCTTCTCCGACAAACTCCGACTGATGAACTTACTCATCGATGACATTCGGACCTTCAAGGAGTTCACTGTGCGCAGCTGCCGAGAGGTGACGTTCATATGTGTGTTTGCTGCAGATTCTGTGCTAATGGAACCAGAGTTGCTCATACTTCCCTCTGTCTTTTCCTCCAGTGTACAGTGTTTGCTTTtatgttatatttgtctttaGTCGTGCATGctgtagttttatattgttattgaatatGTGtcttgctgctgctgcactgtaatttcccagtttgggataaataaagtacatctgtctatctatctatctatctatctatctagtgtgCCTTTAGTCACGGAGGCCACATGTTTGCAGCCGTCAGTGGAAATGTCATCCACATTTACTCTACCACCTCTTTTGAGAACATCCTGAATCTCAAGGGCCACAACGGAAAGGTCAGACGGAAATATGAGTCGATCGTCAGACGGGGTCACGGTTATCAGATGTGAAGTCTAACCATTTGATTTCAGGTGCGAGGTATTGAGTGGAGTCAGGACGACAGCCGGCTGGTGTCATGTGGGATGGACGGTGCCGTGTACGAGTGGAACACTTGGACCGGCAAGCGGGAGTCGGAGTGCGTCCTGAACTCTTGCAGCTACACAGGGGTGGCCTTCTCCTCAGACTATAAAACCATTGTTGCCGTGGGAACCGACCTCACTCTGAAGGAGATCCAAGACTGTCAGGTGTGTCAGAAGACACCGTCGACATAATGACAAAAACATCATGTTTGGTTGTTACTTGGTTTCTCACCTGACGGAGCTCTGTTTACATTAAGGAGTTGCCcgttaaggaaaataaaattctccctttctgcagtaatctcaacctggcttttctgcctccatccataataatatacattatatagtctaaatgtcatctaaaattagtgtttatttacaacatagtatagcaagctattacattatcaaaaacaaattcattttaacaaaaaaaaaagtctctgttttgaatgtctggggtcaccagaaatgtgtgatgttaaaatggggtcacgagccaaaaaaggttgggaaccactggtctaatgtttTGTCACTATATATTTTTGAATTCCTGTTGTTCCACAGGTTCTAAGGGAGGTTCCTGCTGATGATGTGGCTCACAATGCTGTCACAACATCTCGAACTGGTAGGGTGGTCTTTACTGGAACCTCCAGTGGAACCATCAGGGCTGTTAAGTACCCATTACCCATGCAGAAGGACTGGATCATGTACCAGGCACACTGTGCTCCTGTTACTAAGGTGGGTTTAGGTGTTCATGCACAgttctgtcattttctacaaacaGTGAatgaaacagaatttaatgttagAACCAAGAATCTGAAATAGTAGTGTTCCTTTGGCTCACTTTGTGTGTCCTCAGATGGCGATCACTTTTGATGAGCAGTTCCTGCTGACAGTGTCTGAAGACGGCTGTCTGTTAATGTCTAAAATCGTCGATAAGGAAGGCCGTGGACTGAAGACCAACAAACAGATCATCCATACTGAGGAGATCCTCGTCACCAAGTCGGACCTGGAGGAGAAGGTTTGCTTTGTTTCTGGACTCCACGGTGCCATCATGTTCCTGCTGCGTGCACTGAACCAGCCGGCGTTTCTGTGTGTTCCAGAACCAGAATATGATGGAACTGAAGATGCGGCTGGAGGAGCTGCAGATGGAAAACGAATACCAACTGCGCCTTAAGGACATCACCTACAACGAGAAGATCAAAGAGCTCTCTGACAAGTTCAGCCAGCAGATCAAGGATCTAGAAGCAGCACAACAGGTCACACATATACCCAGAACCTAAACCTTCTACCTCAGTACAGTAGTTGAGCTAATGCTTAGGCCTCAGATGGGGGTATTTTTGTCCATAAACAGttgagtgttgttgtttttcttcttctttttttttattccatagtttaTTATGGGCTTATTACAGTAGCTGAGGTTGAAGCAAGCTCAATcccaaaatgaaaaatggaagaGCAAGGCACAAAGGTTTAGATATGTGATAATTTTTTTATGTTGAATTGATTTGCTGTCGTTTAACTGCAGGCCCTAAAGACAGAGATGGAAAAGCAGGAGCGTGAGCATCATGACAGATCTGCACAGGTCACAGAGAACCACTCTAAAGAAGTGACAGATTTGGGTAAGCAGAAGATAAAATCTGCACTTAAAgcacaacccataaagacccagtgctacttttatgttcgcaaatgagtttttctctatattacccctttcttaaatgatttatcaccatttattgtattattatcctctttattttgcatttcttcagtaaaaatctggtatttttcaatatttaatttactcatcctGTAGAAATTTATAAGAATAAATTCGAGTAATTTAGaaattagagtaaattcaaattagagtaaattcaaaggttattatatcagaaacagagaaaactgaaaaaaagtgactttttaagcaaaatatatccctaactgaacataaacccagtgtgtccattcactgtcattgatccaactccatgggttttactggtgaatcaatgttgtagaagatgacagtgtttccacggtaattacggagcctgtgaatgtccaaatgggtcacatctgatgaccatgaaaagatgaagaactgtattttacaccaattatttacatgtattaatagaattagtggaccaacaggtgttaaacatttttgatcagtagatggttttggtcgacggtggacgtttgggtctttatgggataaacacTATCCAAAAACAGTTCAATCTGATGAATGTCTGCATCTGCTAAACCATCTGACACAGAGACATCCTACAGTCAGAAGCTGATTGTGGAGCACGAGCGCTTCATAGATCTTCAGCAGAAATGCCAAAGGATTCAGGAAAACTATGAGGAACGACTGAAGGATGCAGCAGAGAGTAAAAGCCGAGCTCTGGAGGAGCTGACAGAGCTTTATGAAACCAAGCTCCGGGACAAGACTGAGATCCTGGCTCAGGTCAGGACAAGATGGCGAGCGGAGGTGGGGGTGGTAAAGCAGCCACATGAGGTCTAGAGATAAGATCTTTTACCTGATTCTGTTTTGTACAGTGCCAGGAGGAGGCAAAACAGAAAACCTGTGAGTTTAAAGAGACAATAAAGCAAATGGAGGAGAATGAGAAGCGGACGATCCATGACATTCAGACCAAGTACGAACAGAAACTGAACGCAGAGAAAGAGACCAACCTCAGTCTGAAGGGGCAGACGGATATCATGGCACAGAAGGTGAACAGagctcttctcttctgtttttaTTGAGTTCTTTTGTTCAACGTGTAAGCTTTGTCTCGTTCTTCCTCTGTTTTTGGTGTGATGACAGTTCTACAGTCTGCAGAGACAGATCGACGACAGAGGAGCCgacataaacaaactgaagcaGGAGCGACAGAGGCTGCTGGGTCTGATCCGATCCATGGAGAGCGACATCGAGGACCTGAAGAGGAAGATCTCTGGACTGGAACGGACCAACCAGGACAAGGTGAATGAGATGAGAGTTTCAGAGCATGTTCCATGGAAATAGATAACGTCCTGTATATGAAGATATTTTGTGCAACTATGATAGGTCATACAGCTAATATAGGCTATAACAACCCTGTTCATTGATGTTTCTCTTGTGCTATGGTACTTTTCTTGAATTTGTCTAAACATttgcaaaaacaactaaatgtatcAACCAGTGCCTCACAATGAACTCCCTGCAAAATCCCAGAACTTTCTCATAAGCCCTAGTGTATACTCATCGTGCTaggtttttttaattatattttagaaTTCTCAACTGTGGATTTAACACATTTCTCAAGAGATATTGTTGATATACAACCCACTCCTCTAATACTTTACCCTAAACATGAAAAGCAAGTCCTTGTGTCCACAAACAGCACAATCAAATGCCCTTTTGCAAATATAACAATGTACTCTAAGTATTTCCTGATGTCAATTACGGCTAAAgcttgaattacaatgtatttttTCTATATGTTGTACATCTTTATCAACACTTCAAAGTTCCACATTACTGCATGTGCAACAAGGTTTAATAAATAACTGAAATGTTATTGAAACGGCCAAGACCAATATCACATGTAGAGCTGGGTATTGttcacttattcattcatttatttcattttattttattttattttattttttcaattccAGTAC encodes the following:
- the cfap57 gene encoding cilia- and flagella-associated protein 57; this encodes MSTVVAQPHFMFGLRSGVTNNVCFCDEQTVVFPSGNNCVCYNNVQKNQKFIPGSDRSRGMTALAISANRRYLAVSECGDRATITVFDLQHEQGRKRKVLTAGDVQVQEFGCMAFSPDSKYLIGQTSGPDWVLIFWLWEKHKVLAMVTTTTSNNPITQVSFNPYNNMQLCVSGSGVFKPFRYAEGTLRQSSFPKVESVNFLCHTWVTEERVIAGTDTGRLLVFESGDLRREISLSSEVMQEVTDRQLEMKKVKDPVEGDSSAPRVTAILAFSRGFMCSMGPGTVYLFEKTKEDSYRKIKDILIPAELCGNEMNPTEYQEIHSMCISPAQETLVISTDGGQMYAVSLSSVEKSKVAAEKEEQLHFEFLSQSFHSKSITGLSICIRKPLIATSSLDRSVRIWNYETKELELYKEFQEEAHSVALHPTGLFMLVGFSDKLRLMNLLIDDIRTFKEFTVRSCRECAFSHGGHMFAAVSGNVIHIYSTTSFENILNLKGHNGKVRGIEWSQDDSRLVSCGMDGAVYEWNTWTGKRESECVLNSCSYTGVAFSSDYKTIVAVGTDLTLKEIQDCQVLREVPADDVAHNAVTTSRTGRVVFTGTSSGTIRAVKYPLPMQKDWIMYQAHCAPVTKMAITFDEQFLLTVSEDGCLLMSKIVDKEGRGLKTNKQIIHTEEILVTKSDLEEKNQNMMELKMRLEELQMENEYQLRLKDITYNEKIKELSDKFSQQIKDLEAAQQALKTEMEKQEREHHDRSAQVTENHSKEVTDLETSYSQKLIVEHERFIDLQQKCQRIQENYEERLKDAAESKSRALEELTELYETKLRDKTEILAQCQEEAKQKTCEFKETIKQMEENEKRTIHDIQTKYEQKLNAEKETNLSLKGQTDIMAQKFYSLQRQIDDRGADINKLKQERQRLLGLIRSMESDIEDLKRKISGLERTNQDKDKTIASLKKKNMELEKLKFVLDFQLNELKNKIEPQQDDISEMKERIQQLEEELVNLDKSNTHLKLSVSDLKLKLRTREKEMHKEMQKMKDLETQLQRLKSDLHDCVGVIQEPKKLKECVKMIHARYVQQTDVVLKSSVEEEIQEAFCRQREHLEKTVTSLKTRLEKSAEEHEKTYVKIMKENVTLITEINELRKELRSVRSQAKEYKAQLIVSKKSRQSRPSSEEGPKKEPSHEEAT